One window of the Rosa rugosa chromosome 3, drRosRugo1.1, whole genome shotgun sequence genome contains the following:
- the LOC133737788 gene encoding uncharacterized protein LOC133737788: MKASLPDAERKRLEQMVAQQKLDDVPEDVREAIRQMDAAENAQINKEQEEKQLPPEVVDWEESKVYKFMDQDTKRRVQKYWQNAPSGVYFWDGRQYGAQVSRQDLKDMIMDEPIASNCIECYGILLTDQLLEKESQGLDVPTFMNPLCWNFAENLTVYYVHLYLCEPLFQNLARSNYILFPISHESGFHHTLLIFDKELKNWYHCDSKRPKKSSTGKSFKNVQKMVDMVELWMTAVKEQADDMLEQGCRMKFDEKNSSEEELKMMEVPLTETERESIKWIKNNYKTKMAVTELKDSPQQGEDSLDCGLFVMYTMETISKKGRVPKKLTKDDILKFRAHVVKSFAESRHSWNSTHEES, translated from the exons atgaAGGCCTCACTGCCAGATGCTGAACGTAAAAGGCTAGAACAGATGGTAGCACAACAGAAGTTGGACGATGTACCAGAGGATGTTCGGGAAGCAATAAGACAGATGGACGCTGCAGAAAATGCACAAATCAATAAAGAGCAAGAAGAGAAGCAGCTACCTCCTGAGGTCGTAGACTGGGAGGAGAGCAAAGTATACAAATTTATGGACCAGGACACCAAGAGGAGAGTCCAGAAATACTggcaaaatgcaccatcagg AGTATACTTCTGGGATGGAAGACAGTATGGAGCACAAGTTTCAAGACAGGATTTAAAAGACATGATCATGGACGAACCGATAGCAAGCAATTGCATCGAATGTTATGGAATTCTCTTGACTGATCAGCTGTTGGAGAAAGAATCACAAGGATTGGATGTCCCAACTTTTATGAATCCCTTGTGCTGG aattttgcagaaaatTTGACGGTGTATTATGTACATCTGTACCTATGCGAACCACTGTTCCAGAATCTGGCAAGATCCAACTATATATTGTTCCCAATCTCACATGAATCAGGATTTCATCATACACTGCTCATTTTTGACAAGGAATTAAAGAACTGGTACCACTGTGATTCAAAAAGACCGAAAAAATCATCAACtggaaaatcctttaaaaatgtACAAAAAATG GTTGACATGGTAGAACTTTGGATGACAGCAGTAAAAGAACAAGCCGATGACATGCTGGAACAGGGATGCagaatgaaatttgatgaaaagaacagttcagaagaagaactgaaaatgATGGAAGTTCCATTGACTGAAACCGAGAGAGAAAGCATAAAGTGGATCAAGAATAACTATAAAACAAAAATGGCAGTGACAGAACTCAAAGACAGCCCTCAGCAAGGAGAAGATTC ATTGGATTGCGGACTTTTTGTAATGTACACAATGGAGACAATTTCGAAAAAAGGGAGAGTTCCAAAGAAGCTCACAAAGGATGATATTTTGAAGTTTAGAGCTCATGTTGTAAAGTCATTTGCAGAAAGTAGGCACAGCTGGAACTCAACACATGAAGAATCGTAG
- the LOC133740614 gene encoding uncharacterized protein LOC133740614, whose product MDQLKRKQSKESGEEQSEGQSPEETIAEKLKVIKWKKLKERKKRKQKTEDEEESSEDEEGTTGDEEESDEEQVRRNKTKKDKKKKTGKQKRRKPEGTEDEEQSNEEQVRSKKKNEIKKEKRRKREENEDEEEVRAKKKKKMDKRKTKKESTKKKEETDEEEDTKDDEEEKVPGKRKRYVKEGYVQYRCTMLAFLKTIAENKNNLTEGTLELLQKTPFATLIDAFHGGSIKEKDAKKSDDLITLLLQAYNSDTDLFVFGNRKFRMSTSDISMILGVPASGLSVPKTKEGAYKSEFVTKYFDKKQRINKAAAEEALKKALAETPETGDEKTKRDRNVAVLVLLNLFIKLLFPNSGGTISWDYIRVCEEVESLGKYSWAKEVGDFLKKSIKRKAKESQNMAGCVILVMVNSRNLLKICLCIILLSYAVVSTKTRSVSCHC is encoded by the coding sequence atggaccaactaaaaagaaaacaaagtaaggAATCTGGAGAAGAACAATCTGAAGGACAAAGTCCAGAAGAAACAATTGCAGAAAAGTTGAAAGTGATAAAATGGAAGAAactgaaagagagaaaaaagcgaaagcagaaaactgaagatgaagaagaatcaagtgaagatgaggaaggaacaactggagatgaagaagaatctgatgaagaacaagtccgGCGTAACAAGACGAAGaaggataaaaagaagaaaactggaaagcagaaaagaagaaaaccggaaggaactgaagatgaagaacaatctaatgaagaacaagtccgcagtaagaagaagaatgagattaaaaaggagaaaagaagaaaaagggaagaaaatgaagatgaagaagaagttcgtgcaaagaagaagaagaaaatggataaaaggaagaccaaaaaagagagtacaaagaagaaggaagaaactgacgaggaagaagatacaaaggatgatgaagaggaaaaagtcccagggaaaaggaaaagatatgTAAAAGAGGGTTATGTGCAGTATCGCTGCACAATGCttgcttttctgaaaacaattgcagaaaacaaaaataacctgACTGAAGGTACtttagagctgctgcagaaaacACCCTTTGCAACGCTGATAGATGCATTCCATGGAGgttcaattaaagaaaaggatGCAAAGAAATCAGATGATTTAATCACACTTCTGCTACAAGCATACAACAGTGACACAGACCTTTTTGTGTTTGGGAACAGGAAATTCAGAATGTCAACAagtgatatatctatgattTTAGGAGTGCCGGCATCCGGGTTATCAGTACCAAAGACCAAAGAAGGGGCATACAAATCTGAGTTCGTGACTAAATACTTTGACAAAAAGCAGAGGATCAACAAGGCGGCTGCAGAGGAAGCTTTGAAGAAGGCATTGGCAGAAACTCCAGAAACAGGGGATGAAAAAACGAAACGGGACAGAAATGTTGCCGTATTAGTACTCTTGAACCTTTTCATCAAACTCCTGTTCCCAAACTCTGGAGGAACAATATCTTGGGACTATATAAGAGTATGTGAAGAGGTGGAAAGTCTGGGAAAATATAGCTGGGCAAAGGAAGTTGGCGACTTccttaaaaaatcaattaaacgaAAGGCAAAAGAATCCCAAAACATGGCAGGTTGCGTGATATTGGTGATGGTAAATTCCCGTAACTTGTTAAAAATTTGTTTATGCATCATTTTGCTGTCGTATGCTGTTGTAAGTACAAAAACTAGATCAGTGTCATGTCACTGTTAA
- the LOC133735328 gene encoding uncharacterized protein LOC133735328, which yields MFISDQSIANNWIDCYGEMLKDELQNESSQSLGRSAFMHSMCWYSTIHLTVRNLHQYLCEPLFQNMGKCSMLFFPITHNEEFHHTLLVFDKDIPQWLHFDSMKPRRAGTGECFKSIKKLVEMVELWMRAVKDQADDMLQQGCRMKFDKSQSTHTKLKMVESILSDDEIRTISWIKENYDGGRIPLNHARICPQQDQGSLDCGPFVMYYMDRMAKEEKLPNKVTKAQMMKFKAQIFKKFAEHKQSWNSAN from the exons ATGTTCATAAGCGATCAATCAATAGCAAACAACTGGATTGATTGCTATGGGGAAATGTTGAAGGATGAACTGCAAAACGAAAGTTCACAAAGTTTGGGAAGATCTGCTTTTATGCATAGCATGTGTTGG tattcgacaatacatttaactgtgagaaacctccatcaatacttgtgtgagccgctgttccaaaacatgggaaaatgcagcatgcttttcttcccaattacccataatgaagaatttcaccacacgctcttggtctttgacaaggacataccgcaatggctgcattttgattcaatgaaaccaagaagagcaggaacaggggagtgctttaaaagtataaaaaaattg GTTGAAATGGTCGAGCTGTGGATGAGAGCAGTGAAAGATCAAGCAGATGATATGCTGCAGCAAGGCTGCCGAATGAAATTTGACAAGAGTCAAAGcactcacacaaaattaaagatGGTTGAAAGTATTTTGAGCGATGACGAAATAAGAACAATAAGCTGGATAAAGGAAAATTATGATGGTGGAAGGATCCCTTTGAACCATGCCAGAATCTGCCCCCAACAAGACCAAGGATC attagattgcggaccttttgtaatgtattacatggacagaatggcaaaagaggagaagctgccaaacaaagtcaccaaagctcagatgatgaagttcaaagctcaaatattcaaaaaatttgcagaacataagcagagctggaactcagcaaattaa
- the LOC133735348 gene encoding uncharacterized protein LOC133735348, producing the protein MDTSYVVKFIYSGEAATVPLLHNWSFVDLCNSIRSRFPDLIQGNFMLRYIIPPDSTSCFLESEVDMRMIFRNLVRYNSDFVEVFVTDLPSISESVVSNTVCEDSSTMLEENDYLGCYRAEAPKSYMTKGWESYIHSEGQKFEGGVVEFRDKLRKYAIEIGFSYEFVRNDKVRVIAQCSKKHSQGCNWLVKAYLCRANGFFMIKRLVNVHTCHGVIRLQKSKMMGSKVVKSIVLDKIRANPNKKPIDIADEIKSDYGLDVAYRTVWYGTELAKTALHGDEAESYAQLLWFSESVMKSNPDSRIVVEFHRETHRFQRMFVSYGAWMKGFQSCRPILFIDATFITNKYKGQIIAASAKDANQGLYPVAYAIVDSENESNWSFFLEVLAEEFAKHPMRRVTFISDRHVGLVSAFPRVFPNNPHGFCFRHLMSNLSDKFPAGSYLKDRIPYLFMCCAYSRTPEMYEFNMEILRSEGGDIVAQFLEDLPKENWCMAYFNGERFGEMTNNLAESFNNWVLPLKSLPILDINDGIRVKSMASIAARKQDAHEWFSELCPVIEKKLKDNLEVGRHWRVSRSDTYVYEVHCQKYNSMVNLESQFCSCGEWQLYGFPCSHALVVIQQHGSSPYLYVNELYKVDKYRETYSFPINPLPSISKQVHDFGRDAVILQPPLTRRPPGRPRKKRFRKRSEKTRVIKCGRCGKCDGHNRKSCTAPI; encoded by the exons atggatactagctatgttgtcaagtttatttattctggtgaagcagcgacagttccattgttgcataattggtcgtttgttgacctatgcaattccatacgctctcgttttcctgatttgattcaaggcaatttcatgttgaggtacattattcctccggattctacttcatgttttctagagagtgaagttgatatgagaatgatttttaggaatttggttcgttacaattctgattttgttgaagtgtttgtgactgatttgccttctattagtgaaagtgtggtgagtaacacagtgtgtgaggattctagtaccatgcttgaggagaatgattatttggggtgttatagggcagaggcaccgaagagttatatgacgaaaggttgggagagttatattcattctgaaggccaaaagtttgagggtggggttgttgagtttagggataagctgcgtaagtatgctatagaaattggcttttcatatgagtttgttagaaATGACAAGGTTCGTGTTATTGCTCAGTGTTCTAAGAAACATTCTCAAGGCTGCAATTGGCTGGTGAAGGCTTATTTATGTAGGGCTAATGGTTTCTTTATGATTAAAAGGTTGGTTAATGTTCACACTTGTCATGGTGTGATTCGTTTGCAGAAGAGTAAGATgatgggatccaaggttgtcaagtctattgtgcttgataagattcgtgccaatccaaacaaaaagccaattgatatagctgatgagatcaagagtgattatggtttggatgttgcttatcgtacagtttggtatggtacggagttggcaaaaacagccctacatggtgatgaagctgagtcttatgctcagctactttggttcagtgagtctgttatgaagtcaaaccccgactctaggatagtggttgagtttcatcgagaaacacacaggtttcagcgtatgtttgtgagctatggtgcatggatgaagggttttcaatcttgtagacctattcttttcattgatgctacattcatcaccaacaagtacaaggggcagattattgctgcatcggcaaaggatgccaatcaag gcttgtatccagttgcttatgctattgtggattctgaaaatgagagtaattggagtttttttcttgaggttttggctgaagagtttgcaaaacaccctatgaggagggtgacattcatttctgatcgtcatgttgggcttgttagtgctttccctagagtgtttcctaataatccacatgggttttgttttagacacctgatgtctaacctttctgacaaatttccagctggatcttacctcaaggatcggattccttacttgtttatgtgttgtgcttattctcgcacaccggagatgtatgagttcaacatggaaatcttgaggagtgaaggcggggacatagttgctcaatttctggaggatcttcccaaggagaactggtgtatggcttactttaatggtgaaagatttggtgaaatgacaaataacttggctgagtctttcaataattgggtGTTGCCTTTGAAGAGTCTTCCTATTCTTGATATTAATGATGGCATTAGAGTGAAGTCCATGGCTTCAATTGCTGCTCGGAAGCAGGATGCTCATGAATGGTTTTCTGAGTTGTGCCCAGTGATTGAAAAGAAGCTGAAGGACAATTTGGAAGTCGGAAGGCATTGGAGAGTGAGCAGGTCTGATACCTATGTGTATGAAGTTCACTGCCAGAAGTACAATAGCATGGTAAATTTGGAAAGTCAGTTTTGTTCGTGTGGAGAATGGCAGCTGTATGGCTTCCCATGTTCCCATGCACTTGTAGTGATCCAACAACATGGTTCTTCCCCGTATTTGTATGTCAATGAGCTGTACAAGGTGGATAAATATCGAGAAACTTATTCTTTCCCAATTAATCCTCTTCCCTCTATTTCGAAGCAAGTGCATGATTTTGGTAGAGATGCTGTGATCTTGCAGCCGCCTTTGACTAGAAGACCACCGGGAAGGCctagaaagaagaggttcagaaaaaggagcgagaaaaccagggtgatcaagtgtggtaggtgtggaaaatgtgatggtcacaacagaaagagttgtacagctccgatatag